From one Catenuloplanes nepalensis genomic stretch:
- a CDS encoding PQQ-dependent sugar dehydrogenase, translating into MAGRPSARRRARAESRSSRHRPYPAHRDRSGSVVTLDRVIRARRRPATRALLAGVLAFPLLTACSFGPPSEEEAGSPPRFPAPSGSATPGGAGSSGDAAVTVLARGLDVPWGIAFLPDGGALVTERDTGRLLKVGPESDRTGPRVRAIADLSDAVEPGGEGGLLGIAVSPEFKADSTVFVYYTTPDDNRVGSFTLTEDQSTQDLPKVAPKPILTGIPRSDVHNGGRVEFGPDGFLYVSTGDGSDGDLAQDPKTLGGKILRITRDGEPAEGNPDAASPVWSLGHRNVQGLAWDAGKRLYATEFGQDTFDELNVIEPGKNYGWPAVEGAPPSPDPKFTAPLVTWPTDEASCSGLAMVERTLVAACLKGQRLWLVETTEQGTVFGSPSEALAGQFGRLRTAVAAPDGSVWISTSNTDGRGTPAADDDRIIRLVFSGGGAGKI; encoded by the coding sequence ATGGCAGGTCGCCCATCAGCCCGGCGCCGTGCTCGTGCGGAATCCAGATCTTCACGGCATCGACCCTATCCGGCTCACCGGGATCGCTCAGGGAGCGTGGTTACTCTGGACCGCGTGATCCGAGCCCGCCGTCGACCGGCCACCCGTGCGCTGCTCGCCGGGGTGCTGGCGTTCCCGCTGCTCACCGCGTGCTCGTTCGGGCCGCCGAGCGAGGAGGAGGCCGGGTCGCCGCCGCGGTTCCCGGCGCCGAGCGGCAGCGCCACGCCGGGCGGTGCGGGATCGAGCGGTGACGCGGCGGTGACCGTGCTGGCCCGCGGGCTGGACGTGCCGTGGGGGATCGCGTTCCTGCCGGACGGCGGTGCGCTGGTCACCGAGCGCGACACGGGCCGGCTGCTGAAGGTGGGGCCGGAGTCGGACCGGACCGGGCCGCGGGTGCGCGCGATCGCGGACCTCAGCGACGCGGTCGAGCCGGGTGGCGAGGGCGGCCTGCTCGGCATCGCGGTGTCGCCGGAGTTCAAGGCCGACAGCACGGTCTTCGTCTACTACACGACGCCGGACGACAACCGCGTCGGAAGCTTCACCCTGACGGAGGACCAGAGCACCCAGGACCTGCCGAAGGTCGCGCCGAAGCCGATCCTGACCGGGATTCCGCGCAGCGACGTGCACAACGGAGGCCGGGTCGAGTTCGGGCCGGACGGGTTCCTCTACGTGAGCACCGGCGACGGCTCCGACGGTGACCTCGCGCAGGACCCGAAGACTCTCGGCGGCAAGATTTTGCGGATCACCCGGGACGGCGAACCGGCCGAGGGCAACCCGGACGCGGCGTCGCCGGTCTGGTCGCTCGGCCACCGCAACGTGCAGGGGCTGGCCTGGGACGCGGGCAAGCGGCTGTATGCGACGGAGTTCGGCCAGGACACGTTCGACGAGCTGAACGTGATCGAGCCGGGGAAGAACTACGGCTGGCCGGCCGTGGAGGGCGCGCCCCCGTCGCCGGACCCGAAGTTCACGGCGCCGCTGGTCACCTGGCCGACCGACGAGGCGTCCTGCTCCGGGCTGGCGATGGTGGAGCGCACGCTGGTCGCGGCCTGCCTGAAGGGCCAGCGGCTGTGGCTGGTCGAGACGACCGAGCAGGGCACCGTCTTCGGCAGCCCGTCCGAGGCGCTGGCCGGTCAGTTCGGTCGGCTGCGCACCGCGGTCGCGGCGCCGGACGGTTCGGTCTGGATCAGCACGTCGAACACGGACGGGCGAGGCACACCGGCCGCGGACGACGACCGGATCATCCGGCTCGTGTTCAGCGGCGGCGGCGCCGGAAAGATCTGA
- a CDS encoding 2-hydroxyacid dehydrogenase, whose amino-acid sequence MKIWIPHEHGAGLMGDLPSGTTVEVLPGADAPMPSAPDGVRFWVPPFLARDDVATLAARLPDLEVVQLLSAGAEVWTGQLPAHVTLCDARGVHDSSTAEWAMTAILSHVRGFPAFGRAQAAREWSYTPTDELAGKRVLIVGAGSIGTALAARLHPFEVTVTLVARRARPDEQVHAVDALPALLPHADIVVLILPLTDTTRGLADAAFLGAMPDGALLVNAARGAIVDTEALLTEVSSGRLSAALDVTDPEPLPADHPLWTLPNVLITPHVAGSVPGHHRRAYALAGTQLHRFATGIPLENVVTDGY is encoded by the coding sequence GTGAAGATCTGGATTCCGCACGAGCACGGCGCCGGGCTGATGGGCGACCTGCCATCGGGTACGACCGTGGAGGTGCTGCCCGGCGCGGACGCACCGATGCCGTCCGCGCCGGACGGCGTGCGCTTCTGGGTGCCGCCGTTCCTGGCCCGCGACGACGTCGCCACGCTCGCCGCTCGCCTCCCCGACCTGGAGGTCGTGCAACTGCTCAGCGCGGGCGCCGAGGTCTGGACCGGCCAGCTCCCCGCGCACGTGACGCTCTGCGACGCCCGCGGCGTCCACGACTCGTCCACCGCGGAGTGGGCGATGACCGCGATCCTCTCCCACGTGCGCGGCTTTCCCGCGTTCGGCCGGGCCCAGGCCGCGCGCGAGTGGTCCTACACCCCCACCGACGAGCTCGCCGGCAAGCGCGTGCTGATCGTCGGCGCCGGCTCGATCGGCACCGCCCTCGCCGCCCGCCTCCACCCCTTCGAGGTGACGGTCACGCTGGTCGCCCGCCGCGCCCGCCCGGACGAGCAGGTGCATGCCGTCGACGCGCTCCCGGCACTGCTCCCGCACGCCGACATCGTGGTGCTGATCCTGCCGCTCACCGACACCACCCGCGGCCTCGCCGACGCCGCCTTCCTCGGGGCGATGCCCGACGGCGCGCTCCTGGTCAACGCCGCGCGCGGCGCCATCGTCGACACCGAGGCCCTGCTCACCGAGGTCTCCTCCGGCCGTCTCTCGGCCGCCCTCGACGTCACCGACCCCGAGCCCCTGCCCGCCGACCACCCCCTCTGGACCCTCCCGAACGTCCTCATCACCCCGCACGTCGCCGGCTCCGTCCCGGGTCACCACCGCCGTGCCTACGCCCTCGCCGGCACCCAACTCCACCGCTTCGCCACCGGCATCCCCCTGGAGAACGTGGTCACCGACGGGTATTGA
- a CDS encoding esterase/lipase family protein produces MRRLLLAALTAALAVVPAAPAQAATTSPVILIHGYNSSTATWDPLVTRLKAAGYASGDVHTFGYHYRQSNVTTAARLADYVEKVREDHGGVKVDLVGHSMGAVIARYYVRDLGGAEVVDDLVSLAGPHHGTRVLTICRFDASCREMLPGSAFLRALNAGDETPGDVAYRTFYSKCDLIVVPYASALLDGAQNTNVGCVGHTEFRLVPSIAEQIIKELRN; encoded by the coding sequence ATGCGCCGCCTGCTCCTCGCCGCACTCACCGCGGCCCTCGCCGTCGTCCCCGCCGCCCCCGCGCAGGCCGCGACGACCAGCCCGGTCATCCTGATCCACGGCTACAACAGCTCCACCGCCACCTGGGATCCGCTGGTCACTCGCCTGAAGGCGGCCGGCTACGCCAGCGGCGACGTCCACACGTTCGGCTACCACTACCGCCAGTCCAACGTCACCACCGCGGCCCGCCTCGCCGACTACGTCGAGAAGGTCCGCGAGGACCACGGCGGCGTGAAGGTCGACCTGGTCGGCCACTCCATGGGCGCGGTCATCGCGCGTTACTACGTGCGCGATCTGGGCGGGGCCGAGGTCGTCGACGATCTGGTCTCGCTGGCCGGACCTCATCACGGGACGCGCGTCCTGACGATCTGCCGTTTCGACGCATCGTGCCGGGAGATGCTGCCCGGGTCCGCGTTCCTCCGCGCGCTGAACGCCGGCGACGAGACGCCGGGCGACGTCGCCTATCGCACCTTCTACTCGAAGTGCGATCTGATCGTGGTCCCCTACGCGAGCGCGCTGCTCGACGGCGCACAGAACACCAACGTCGGCTGCGTCGGCCACACCGAATTCCGCCTGGTCCCGTCGATCGCGGAGCAGATCATCAAGGAACTCAGGAACTGA
- a CDS encoding PH domain-containing protein, whose translation MSSGKSTVIRYRQAGPIAVAAAIATVSSVPVAAENPWLLTIGLIPLAVLVWAVRSGTDAGPRGLRVRALLGSRRIAWPEVAEIAPSGRNRVFALLTDGTVIRLTGVPARAIPQLLKAGEQTLATEDEIPK comes from the coding sequence GTGAGCAGCGGAAAGTCCACGGTGATCCGATACCGTCAGGCCGGCCCGATCGCGGTCGCGGCCGCGATCGCGACGGTCAGCTCGGTGCCGGTCGCCGCCGAGAACCCGTGGCTGCTCACCATCGGCCTGATCCCGCTGGCCGTCCTGGTCTGGGCGGTCCGCTCCGGCACCGACGCCGGCCCGCGCGGCCTGCGCGTCCGCGCGCTGCTCGGCTCCCGGCGGATAGCGTGGCCGGAGGTCGCCGAGATCGCACCGAGCGGCCGCAACCGGGTGTTCGCGCTGCTCACCGACGGCACCGTGATCCGCTTGACCGGCGTCCCCGCACGCGCGATCCCGCAACTGCTCAAGGCCGGCGAGCAAACACTCGCTACCGAAGACGAAATTCCGAAATAG
- a CDS encoding WD40/YVTN/BNR-like repeat-containing protein: MTRLVAIGTEKGLFLATHDGGGWDVSPLHFTVKSVYAVAIDTRGGTPRILVGASSAHWGPSVAISSDLGKTWEEPDDPAIVFPEDTGAALERVWQLAPGPADRPEIVYAGTEPSALFRSEDGGRSFSLVRGLWEHPHRPTWEPGGGGQAIHTILPDPRDDGRMVVAMSTGGVYRTADGGESWTPGNAGIKAVHVPDPFPEYGQCVHKVARDNVDPDRFYAQVHHGVYRSDDGAASWTSIAEPLPGDFGFPIVAHPSKPGTIYNFPMIADMDRYPADHRCRVYRSTDAGKSWEPLSEGLPAEPFYPSVLRDAMCVDAGEPAGVYFGSKSGEVFASLDEGDSWTRVAAHLPAVLCVRAAAI; the protein is encoded by the coding sequence ATGACACGACTGGTGGCGATCGGCACGGAGAAGGGGTTGTTCCTCGCGACCCACGACGGCGGCGGGTGGGACGTGAGCCCGCTGCACTTCACGGTGAAATCGGTGTACGCGGTCGCGATCGACACGCGCGGCGGCACGCCACGGATCCTGGTCGGCGCGTCCAGCGCGCACTGGGGGCCGAGCGTGGCGATCAGTTCCGACCTCGGCAAGACCTGGGAGGAGCCGGACGATCCGGCCATCGTCTTCCCGGAGGACACCGGCGCCGCGCTGGAGCGGGTGTGGCAGTTGGCCCCGGGGCCGGCCGACCGGCCGGAGATCGTCTACGCGGGTACGGAGCCGTCCGCCCTGTTCCGCTCGGAGGACGGTGGGCGCTCGTTCTCGCTGGTCCGCGGCTTGTGGGAGCACCCGCACCGGCCGACCTGGGAGCCGGGCGGCGGCGGTCAGGCGATCCACACGATCCTGCCCGACCCGCGCGACGACGGGCGCATGGTGGTGGCGATGTCCACCGGCGGCGTCTACCGGACGGCGGACGGCGGCGAGAGCTGGACGCCCGGCAACGCCGGCATCAAGGCCGTGCACGTGCCGGACCCCTTCCCGGAGTACGGGCAGTGCGTCCACAAGGTGGCGCGCGACAACGTCGACCCGGACCGGTTCTACGCGCAGGTCCACCACGGCGTCTACCGGTCCGACGACGGCGCCGCGAGCTGGACCTCGATCGCGGAGCCGCTGCCGGGCGACTTCGGCTTCCCGATCGTGGCGCACCCGTCGAAGCCGGGCACGATCTACAACTTCCCGATGATCGCCGACATGGATCGTTACCCGGCCGATCATCGGTGCCGCGTCTACCGGTCCACCGACGCGGGGAAGTCGTGGGAGCCGCTGTCCGAAGGGCTGCCGGCCGAGCCGTTCTACCCGTCCGTGCTGCGCGACGCGATGTGCGTGGACGCGGGCGAGCCGGCCGGTGTCTACTTCGGCTCCAAGTCCGGCGAGGTCTTCGCCAGCCTGGACGAGGGTGACTCGTGGACGCGGGTCGCGGCGCACCTGCCGGCCGTGCTCTGCGTGCGGGCGGCGGCGATCTGA
- a CDS encoding ubiquitin-like small modifier protein 1 produces the protein MGAVILLPGVLRPEAADASRLEVAAPGTVRDVLAEVAERWPRLAKRLRDERGDLRRYVNLYVDGEECRRVKGLDTPVPDGAEIQIIPSVAGG, from the coding sequence ATGGGCGCGGTGATCCTGCTGCCCGGCGTGCTCCGCCCCGAGGCGGCCGACGCGTCACGGCTGGAGGTGGCCGCGCCCGGCACGGTCCGCGACGTGCTGGCCGAGGTCGCCGAGCGGTGGCCGCGGCTGGCCAAGCGGCTGCGCGACGAGCGGGGCGATCTCCGGAGGTACGTCAATCTCTACGTCGACGGCGAGGAGTGCCGACGGGTGAAAGGTCTCGATACACCGGTGCCGGACGGAGCGGAAATTCAGATCATTCCGTCCGTCGCGGGCGGGTGA
- a CDS encoding putative bifunctional diguanylate cyclase/phosphodiesterase, whose product MPTSIVLPAAGALLLAAGLAGLLGVPGLPVQWAACGAIVLVTAQAAGALIRRALQIHAATRTFGPCRGAGLLGMGAVTAGCTVLGVLLTPPGVREHVALGGLVASALVYLSGIMLLPGAATTVPARLRRAIDGAGVGTSLAFAAYLIPGDEPMPPAALAATLLAAASLSVIVITTLRVTTYRPAAWLCGIGAVAAILGLSGIVHYAYEGNPLGLLSSTIFVAAGPLVAADGARRTSHGPTPAPAGTPESVLSGYPVLAVPMLIALGSAIYHLLAGHEFDTRAVLLGLSIIPCVVLREILAVVDIRRYSRRLAAQEAQFRSLVSGANDLTLMLGSDLVVRWQSPAAARLFGLSDAEVVGRSFAGLLHPDDQADVVSALREVLEDPPAERPPLVTARLRDGYGAWRDTESTISDQRGVPEVNALVVHVRDVGDRVALQRQLHEVAYTDQLTGLPNRREIMRTLAAQRAVPGHTGALLVIELLGIADISDQRGRETADALLVEAGRRLRTLLTPDDLPGRLGGGEFAVLSVQGPVLAYALGTRLLTVLTAPYQLPGTIIDLHVSVGLAEVGSSSSSIDEVLNRADLARRRARQQGPDRIEWYDSYLEEQLVRRMDVEREIVGVIERRELDLVYQPILALPERVTAGVEALVRWRNPALGTVHPGELLPVAEDLGVMPEIGTWVLSTALRQLADWTSVYPALTLTVNVSPRELAVPDFVHRVAAMLNAHGIAPERLCMEVAEDRIPDDMPAVVTQFAKLRALGVRTAIDDFGAGQASLAQLRRMPVDMLKVDGELISRPVDPEAGGQPLIDVIVGLGRRLGLEIVAERLETTEQVREAVRAGLGRGQGFRLSRPAPAERVEAFLTEPTTLS is encoded by the coding sequence GTGCCCACGTCCATCGTTCTGCCCGCGGCCGGCGCGCTGCTCCTCGCCGCCGGTCTCGCGGGTCTGCTCGGCGTGCCCGGACTGCCCGTTCAATGGGCGGCCTGCGGCGCAATCGTGCTGGTCACCGCGCAGGCGGCCGGCGCGCTGATCCGCCGGGCGCTGCAGATCCACGCGGCCACCCGCACCTTCGGGCCGTGCCGCGGCGCCGGGCTGCTCGGCATGGGCGCGGTCACGGCCGGGTGCACCGTGCTCGGCGTGCTGCTCACCCCGCCCGGCGTGCGCGAACACGTCGCGCTGGGCGGGCTGGTCGCGTCCGCGCTGGTGTACCTGTCCGGGATCATGCTGCTGCCGGGGGCGGCCACCACCGTCCCGGCCCGGTTGCGGCGGGCGATCGACGGCGCGGGCGTCGGCACCAGCCTCGCGTTCGCGGCATACCTGATACCCGGCGACGAGCCGATGCCGCCGGCCGCGCTCGCCGCCACGCTGCTGGCCGCAGCCTCGCTCTCGGTCATAGTGATCACTACGCTGCGTGTCACGACATACCGGCCGGCGGCCTGGCTCTGCGGCATCGGCGCGGTCGCGGCGATCCTCGGGCTCAGCGGGATCGTGCACTACGCGTACGAGGGGAACCCGCTCGGGCTGCTCAGCTCCACGATCTTCGTGGCGGCCGGGCCGCTGGTCGCTGCGGACGGGGCACGGCGCACCTCGCACGGCCCCACGCCCGCGCCGGCCGGCACACCGGAGTCCGTGCTCAGCGGCTATCCGGTGCTCGCGGTGCCGATGCTGATCGCGCTCGGCAGCGCGATCTACCACCTGCTCGCCGGTCACGAGTTCGACACCCGGGCCGTCCTGCTCGGACTGTCGATCATCCCATGCGTGGTGCTCCGCGAGATCCTGGCCGTGGTCGACATCCGGCGGTACAGTCGGCGGCTCGCCGCCCAGGAGGCCCAGTTCCGGTCGCTGGTCTCCGGCGCGAACGATCTCACGCTGATGCTCGGCAGCGACCTGGTCGTGCGCTGGCAGTCGCCGGCCGCGGCCCGGCTGTTCGGGCTCTCCGACGCGGAGGTGGTCGGCCGCTCGTTCGCCGGGCTGCTGCACCCCGACGACCAGGCCGACGTGGTGAGCGCGCTCCGCGAGGTGCTCGAGGACCCCCCGGCGGAGCGACCGCCGCTGGTCACGGCGCGACTGCGCGACGGGTACGGCGCCTGGCGCGACACCGAGTCCACGATCAGCGACCAGCGCGGCGTGCCGGAGGTGAACGCGCTGGTCGTGCACGTGCGCGACGTCGGCGACCGGGTGGCGTTGCAGCGGCAGTTGCACGAGGTGGCGTACACCGATCAGCTCACCGGCCTGCCGAACCGGCGCGAGATCATGCGGACGCTGGCCGCGCAGCGTGCGGTGCCCGGGCACACCGGCGCGCTGCTCGTCATCGAGCTGCTCGGCATCGCGGACATCAGCGACCAGCGCGGGCGGGAGACCGCGGACGCGCTGCTGGTCGAGGCCGGCCGACGGCTGCGGACGCTACTCACCCCGGACGACCTGCCGGGGCGGCTCGGCGGTGGCGAGTTCGCGGTGCTCAGCGTGCAGGGGCCGGTCCTGGCGTACGCGCTGGGCACCCGGCTGCTTACCGTGCTGACCGCGCCGTACCAGCTGCCCGGCACGATCATCGACCTGCACGTGAGCGTCGGCCTGGCCGAGGTGGGCTCGTCGTCGAGCAGCATCGACGAGGTGCTGAACCGGGCCGACCTGGCTCGCCGCCGCGCCCGCCAGCAGGGACCGGACCGGATCGAGTGGTACGACTCGTACCTGGAGGAGCAGCTCGTCCGGCGGATGGACGTCGAGCGGGAGATCGTCGGCGTGATCGAGCGCCGCGAGCTGGACCTGGTCTACCAGCCGATCCTGGCGCTCCCGGAACGCGTCACGGCCGGCGTCGAGGCGCTGGTGCGGTGGCGGAACCCGGCGCTCGGCACGGTCCACCCGGGCGAACTACTGCCGGTCGCGGAGGACCTGGGCGTGATGCCGGAGATCGGGACGTGGGTGCTCTCCACCGCGCTGCGCCAGCTCGCGGACTGGACGTCGGTGTACCCGGCGCTCACGCTCACCGTCAACGTGTCGCCGCGCGAGCTGGCGGTGCCGGACTTCGTGCACCGGGTGGCGGCGATGCTGAACGCGCACGGGATCGCGCCGGAGCGGCTGTGCATGGAGGTCGCGGAGGACCGCATCCCGGACGACATGCCCGCGGTGGTCACCCAGTTCGCGAAGCTGCGGGCGCTCGGGGTGCGGACCGCGATCGACGACTTCGGGGCCGGGCAGGCGTCGCTGGCGCAGCTTCGGCGGATGCCGGTCGACATGCTGAAGGTGGACGGGGAGCTGATCTCCCGCCCGGTCGATCCGGAGGCGGGCGGACAGCCGCTGATCGACGTGATCGTGGGGCTGGGCCGGCGGCTGGGGCTGGAGATCGTGGCGGAGCGGCTGGAGACGACGGAGCAGGTGCGCGAGGCGGTGCGGGCGGGGCTGGGGCGTGGGCAGGGGTTCCGGCTGTCCCGGCCGGCCCCGGCGGAGCGGGTCGAGGCGTTCCTGACGGAGCCGACGACGTTGTCCTGA
- the gatB gene encoding Asp-tRNA(Asn)/Glu-tRNA(Gln) amidotransferase subunit GatB has translation MTTTVLPPYDDVVARYEPVIGLETHVELGTNTKMFCGCPTEFGAEPNTQVCPVCLGLPGALPAPNRAAIEATIRIGLALNCSIADWCRFARKNYFYPDMPKNFQTSQYDEPLCVDGYLDVEVDGEMVRVEIERVHLEEDTGKTLHVGGATGRIHGATESLVDYNRAGIPLVEIVTKPIPGTGAKAPLVARAYVTELRDVIRSLNVSDVRMEQGSMRCDVNTSLTPVGETEWGTRTETKNVNSLRSVERAVRAEMIRQASVLDGGERIFQETRHFQEDTGDTRPGRSKEEATDYRYFPEPDLVPMAPDAAWVAELKAALPEPPRVHRKRLQEEWGLTDLDMQSVVNAGAVELIEATIAAGATAAGARKWWLGELARRANEESLDLSAVGATPAQVAELQQLVDEGKLNDKLARAVLEGVVAGEGSPREIMTARGLEVVSDTGALTAAVDEAIAANPDIAAKIRDGKVAAAGALVGAVMKTTRGQADAKTVRELILARLGAQG, from the coding sequence ATGACCACGACCGTGCTGCCGCCGTACGACGACGTCGTCGCGCGCTACGAGCCGGTGATCGGCCTGGAGACGCACGTCGAGCTCGGGACGAACACGAAGATGTTCTGCGGGTGCCCGACCGAGTTCGGCGCGGAGCCCAACACCCAGGTCTGCCCGGTCTGCCTCGGCCTGCCCGGCGCGCTGCCGGCGCCGAACCGCGCCGCGATCGAGGCGACCATCCGGATCGGTCTCGCGCTCAACTGCTCGATCGCCGACTGGTGCCGGTTCGCCCGGAAGAACTACTTCTACCCGGACATGCCGAAGAACTTCCAGACCAGCCAGTACGACGAGCCGCTGTGCGTCGACGGCTACCTCGACGTCGAGGTGGACGGCGAGATGGTGCGCGTCGAGATCGAGCGCGTGCACCTGGAGGAGGACACCGGCAAGACGCTGCACGTCGGCGGCGCGACCGGGCGCATCCACGGCGCGACCGAGTCGCTGGTGGACTACAACCGGGCCGGCATCCCGCTCGTCGAGATCGTCACCAAGCCCATCCCGGGCACCGGGGCCAAGGCGCCGCTGGTCGCGCGCGCCTACGTGACCGAGCTGCGCGACGTGATCCGCTCGCTCAACGTCTCCGACGTGCGCATGGAGCAGGGCTCGATGCGCTGCGACGTCAACACCTCGCTCACGCCCGTGGGCGAGACCGAGTGGGGCACGCGCACCGAGACCAAGAACGTGAACTCGCTGCGCTCGGTCGAGCGGGCCGTGCGCGCCGAGATGATCCGGCAGGCGTCCGTGCTCGACGGCGGCGAGCGGATCTTCCAGGAGACCCGGCACTTCCAGGAGGACACCGGCGACACCCGTCCCGGCCGGTCCAAGGAGGAGGCGACCGACTACCGGTACTTCCCGGAGCCGGACCTGGTGCCCATGGCGCCGGACGCCGCCTGGGTCGCCGAGCTCAAGGCCGCGCTGCCCGAGCCGCCGCGGGTGCACCGCAAGCGGCTCCAGGAGGAATGGGGCCTGACCGACCTGGACATGCAGTCCGTGGTCAACGCGGGCGCGGTCGAGCTGATCGAAGCCACGATCGCGGCCGGCGCGACCGCCGCGGGCGCGCGCAAGTGGTGGCTCGGCGAGCTGGCCAGGCGTGCGAACGAGGAGAGCCTCGACCTCTCCGCGGTCGGCGCCACCCCGGCGCAGGTCGCGGAGCTGCAGCAGCTGGTCGACGAGGGCAAGCTCAACGACAAGCTCGCTCGCGCGGTCCTGGAGGGCGTCGTCGCCGGCGAGGGCTCGCCGCGCGAGATCATGACCGCCCGTGGCCTGGAGGTCGTCTCCGACACCGGCGCGCTCACCGCCGCCGTCGACGAGGCGATCGCCGCCAACCCGGACATCGCCGCCAAGATCCGCGACGGCAAGGTCGCGGCCGCGGGCGCGCTGGTCGGCGCGGTCATGAAGACCACCCGCGGCCAGGCCGACGCCAAGACCGTCCGCGAGCTGATCCTCGCCCGCCTCGGCGCCCAGGGCTGA
- the gatA gene encoding Asp-tRNA(Asn)/Glu-tRNA(Gln) amidotransferase subunit GatA, with protein sequence MSDLTRLTAAELAATIASGDVSAVEVAQAHLDRIAAVDERVHAFLHVDTEGALAAARDVDAKRAAGEELGPLAGVPVAVKDILTTKGVPTTAASKILEGWRPPYDATIVERLRAAGTVMLGKTNMDEFAMGSSTEYSAYGPTNNPWDLGRIPGGSGGGSAAAIAAYEAPLAIGTDTGGSIRQPGAVTGTVGAKPTYGGTSRYGLIAFSSSLDTPGPCARTVHDAALLHSVIAGHDPRDSTSIPQQVPDVVAAARLGATGDLTGVKIGLVTEFGGEGAEPGVMAAYRDAVEALTKLGAEVVEISCPHFQYALPAYYLIAPSEASSNLARFDGVRFGLRAGDDGKHSLEEVMSLTREAGFGPEVKRRIILGTYALSSGYYDAYYGQAQKVRTLITRDFTSAFEQVDVLVSPTTPFVAFPFGSRTSDPYQMYLADLFTIPTNLYGGPAISVPCGLSEGLPVGLQIMAPTMADDRMYRVAAALESTVGVLTPPAL encoded by the coding sequence ATGTCGGATCTCACCCGGCTGACCGCGGCCGAGCTGGCCGCCACCATCGCGTCCGGCGACGTCTCCGCGGTCGAGGTGGCCCAGGCGCACCTGGACCGGATCGCCGCCGTCGACGAGCGCGTGCACGCGTTCCTGCACGTCGACACGGAGGGCGCGCTCGCCGCCGCCCGTGACGTGGACGCGAAGCGGGCCGCGGGCGAGGAGCTCGGCCCGCTGGCCGGCGTCCCGGTCGCGGTCAAGGACATCCTCACCACGAAGGGCGTCCCGACCACCGCCGCCTCCAAGATCCTGGAGGGGTGGCGCCCGCCGTACGATGCCACGATCGTCGAGCGGCTGCGCGCCGCCGGCACCGTGATGCTCGGCAAGACCAACATGGACGAGTTCGCGATGGGCTCGTCCACGGAGTACTCGGCCTACGGCCCGACGAACAACCCGTGGGACCTGGGCCGCATCCCCGGCGGTTCCGGCGGCGGCAGCGCCGCGGCCATCGCCGCATACGAGGCACCCCTGGCCATCGGTACGGACACCGGCGGCTCGATCCGGCAGCCCGGCGCGGTGACCGGCACCGTCGGTGCAAAACCGACCTATGGGGGTACGTCCCGGTACGGCCTGATCGCGTTCTCGTCCTCGCTGGACACGCCGGGCCCGTGTGCGCGCACCGTGCACGACGCGGCCCTGCTGCACTCGGTGATCGCCGGCCACGACCCGCGCGACTCGACCTCGATCCCGCAGCAGGTTCCGGACGTGGTCGCGGCCGCGCGGCTCGGCGCCACCGGCGACCTGACCGGCGTGAAGATCGGCCTGGTCACCGAGTTCGGCGGCGAGGGCGCGGAGCCCGGCGTGATGGCGGCGTACCGCGACGCGGTCGAGGCGCTGACCAAGCTCGGTGCCGAGGTCGTCGAGATCTCCTGCCCGCACTTCCAGTACGCGCTGCCCGCCTACTACCTGATCGCGCCGAGCGAGGCCTCGTCGAACCTGGCCCGGTTCGACGGCGTCCGGTTCGGCCTGCGCGCCGGCGACGACGGCAAGCACTCGCTGGAGGAGGTCATGTCGCTGACCCGCGAGGCCGGATTCGGCCCCGAGGTCAAGCGCCGGATCATCCTGGGTACGTACGCGCTCTCGTCCGGCTACTACGACGCCTACTACGGCCAGGCGCAGAAGGTGCGCACGCTCATCACGCGCGACTTCACGTCCGCGTTCGAGCAGGTCGACGTGCTGGTCTCGCCGACCACGCCGTTCGTGGCGTTCCCGTTCGGTTCGCGCACCAGCGACCCGTACCAGATGTACCTGGCCGACCTGTTCACGATCCCGACGAACCTGTACGGCGGGCCGGCGATCTCCGTGCCGTGCGGCCTCTCCGAAGGGCTGCCGGTCGGACTGCAGATCATGGCGCCGACGATGGCCGACGACCGGATGTACCGGGTCGCGGCCGCGCTGGAGTCCACGGTCGGCGTGCTCACGCCGCCGGCGCTGTAA
- the gatC gene encoding Asp-tRNA(Asn)/Glu-tRNA(Gln) amidotransferase subunit GatC: protein MAAISREEVAHLARLSRLAVTEQELDTFAGQLDVILQSVARIGEVAATDIPPTSHSVPLTNVFRDDVVVPGLSQDAALSGAPDAEDGRFRVPRILDEEA, encoded by the coding sequence ATGGCCGCCATCTCCCGCGAGGAGGTCGCGCACCTGGCGCGCCTGTCGCGGCTAGCCGTGACGGAGCAGGAGCTGGACACCTTCGCCGGCCAGCTCGACGTGATCCTGCAGTCGGTCGCCCGGATCGGCGAGGTCGCCGCGACGGACATCCCGCCGACCTCGCACTCGGTGCCGCTGACCAACGTGTTCCGGGACGACGTCGTCGTGCCCGGGCTGTCGCAGGACGCCGCGCTCTCCGGCGCCCCCGACGCCGAGGACGGGCGCTTCCGCGTCCCGCGGATCCTGGATGAGGAGGCCTGA